The Burkholderiales bacterium JOSHI_001 genomic sequence CCTTCGACGCAGTGGCCGCCGCGCTGTCGTAAAAGGCACTCTGGCCCGTGGGATCGGCCTGGTCGCGGATGCGAAAGGCGATGCTGTCCACGTCCTTGCCCAGGATGCCCTGCATCAGGTCGGTGACGCGAAAGGGGGCGTACACCCAGCCCAGCAGCAGCTTGCGCCGCCCTTCCAGTGTGGCGGGCATGGCGCCGCCGTGGTAGACCGGCAGATACAGCAGAAAGCCCTTCTGCACGTTCTTGCCGTCCTCCTGCACCAGGGTGACGATGCCCGACAGCGCGGCTTCGCCGCTGTCGCGTGCACGCTCCATGGCGGCGCGCCGGGTGGGCTCGCTCATCATGTCGAAACCGATGGCGCGCAGGTTGCGCTTGTCCAGCGGCTCCAGGTACACGATGGCGCTGTACGCGTCGCGCCCGCCTGCCGGGCGCACCTGGTAGCTGCGGAAGCCTTCGGCGCGCTGCGCCGCTTCGTGCGCTGCCAGCTCGGAAGGCCGCAGCAGGCGCGACACCCCGAAGCCCTGGATGCCCGGGTAGCGCGTTTCGGGCTGCACCATCTGCGCGTAGCGGCGCCAGGATTCGCGCGTGACCTCGCCCTGCGACGCGAACAGCGCCACGCCGTCACGCAGCAGCGTTTCGTAGGACGCCATGCGGCGCTCGATGCGGCCCTGGACCTCGTCCGCGCGGCGCTCGAAGCGCTGGCGGGCGTCGTCGATGGCGAAATGCCGCGTGCCCAGCCAGGCCAGGCCGGTGAGCAGCAGCGACAACACCAGGATGGTGGTGGCGGTGCCGGGCCGCTGCAGCCAGTTGTTCAGCCAGTCCAGGCTGTCGGCGCCCGATGGCGGCGGCGGGGCGGCCTGGCGGTGGTGCTCGATGACCTCCATGTCCGGCGGGCGGGTCATGCCCAGGGTCACAACACGCGGCCGATCACGTCCAGCAGCTGGCGCGGGCTGAACGGCTTGGACAGGTAGGCATCGGCGCCGGCCTTGCGGCCGGCCTGGCGGTCGGCTTCCTGGTTGCGGGCCGACAGCATCACCACCTTCGTGCGCCGGCGCGCGGCGTCGGCCTTGATGCGTTCGCACACACCCAGGCCGTCGAGGCTGCCGGGCATCATCACGTCCAGCAGCACCAGGTCGGGCGACAGGCGGGCCGCCATCTGCAGGCCGATGTCGCCGTTCTCGGCCTCGTGGACCTCGAAGTCTTCCATCTCCAAAGTCATTCGGACCAGTTCGCGGATGTCGGGCTGGTCCTCGACGATCAGGATGCGTTTCATGGGGATCGCTTTGGCCACGGCAGTGGCGAGGGACGGGATGGAGCCACTGTAGGCAGCGGCGCGCTGCCCGGTGGCCGCAACAGGCGGGCCCGGGCCGGCCAGTTCAAGCGATCGGGCCCGGCGACCTGCGGCTATGGTTGCGGCGAACTTGCCGATAGGCCCTCTTTGCCTGCCCCCGTGCCGATGAACGCCAGCCCGCCACCCCCACGCCAGACCGCCGCCCCCTTGCTGCTGGCCATGGCGGCCAATGCCGCCTTGCTGCTGTGGCTGGCTTCCGGCACGCCCTGGCTGGGCGCCGCCGTGGGGCTGGCGCTGGCGGCGGCGGCCGTGGCGGGCTGGTGCCAGCTGCGCCTGGGCGGCCGGGGCCGGGCCGGCCTGTGGGCCTGCGCCGGCCTGGTGGGCATGGTGGCGGCGCAGCCCTTGCTGTTTGCCGGTGGCACGGCCATGCCGGGCTGGCTGTTCCTGAACCTGTTGCTCACCCTGAGTTTGCTGCCCATGCTGCAGCGGGCCCTGCCCATCGTGCTGGCGGGCGCCCTGTTCCTGGCCCTGGCCTGGCCGATGCAGTGGTTCAGCCTGGACCGCAGCGCAGGCGTGGGCGTGGGGCACCTGGTGCTGCTGGTTCTGCACACCGGGGTGATGGCCGCGGTGGCCCAGCGCAATGCGCGCCAGGGCCGCGAGCGCTTTGATGTCGAATTCCTGGTGCGGGCCATGGGCACCGACGGTCCGATCCGCCTGGCGCTGGGCGCGGTGCGGGCCGAGTCCCGCCTGGGCACGCGCCTGCAGCAGGTGCAGCAACGCATGGCCGGGGTGCTGCGCCAGGTGCAGGCCGTGGTGTCCGAGGTGCAGCGCGCGTCGGCCGAACTGGACGCCAGCGGCGACGACCTGCGCCAGCGCACCTCGGGCAGCGCCCAGGGCATGCGTGAAGCGGCCATGACGCTGCAGCAGATCACCGTCATCGTGAAAAGCAGTGCCGAGGCGGCGATGCAGGCGCGGTCCATGGCGGCCAGCGCGTCCAACGAAGCGGCCGCCGGCGGGGCGCTGTTCAAGCAGGTGACCGGGCGCATGCACGACATCCACCAGTCGTCCCAGCGCATCACCGACATCATCGGCGTGATCGACGGCATCGCCTTCCAGACCAACATCCTGGCGCTGAACGCGGCGGTCGAGGCCGCCCGCGCCGGCGAGCAGGGCCGCGGCTTTGCCGTGGTGGCGCAGGAGGTGCGGCAGCTGGCGCTGCGCACGTCCACCGCGGCGGCCGAGGTGAAGGCGCTGATCAGCGGCTCGGCCCACACCATCCGCGACGGCACGGCGCTGGTGGACGCGGCCGGTGTGGCCATGGACAACATCATCGTCTCGGTGCAGAAGGTGGGCCAGGTGTTTGAAAGCCTGTCGGCCGACACCACCGAACACGCCGGCAGCATCGAAGCCGTGACGCGCTCGGTGATGGACCTGGACGCCACCACGCGCCAGAACGTCAGCGTGGCCGAAACCACGCAGCGCATCGCGCGGGAGCTGCTGCAACAGGGGCAGGAACTGGAAACGGCGCTGGGGGCCTTCAAGCTGGGCGACGGCATGGGCGCCACGCCGGCGGCGGCTTCACCGGCGGCGGCGCTGGCCCGGGACACGCTGACCCACGCGGCACGTGCGCGCCCGGCCGCGCCCGTTGCGGCGCCGGCCGCCGGCGACGCCAGCGCCAAGGTCGAGTTTTTCTGACGCACCCCGGGCGGGACAGCGGCGGCTGCTAAGCTGGCCGCCATGTTCACCGGCATTGTTCAAGGTGTGGCCACGCTCGTGGCCCTGACAGACCGCCCCGGGCTGCGCAGCCTGACCCTGCAGTTTCCGCCCGGCTTCGATGCCGGCCTGCACATTGGCGCCAGCGTGGCCTGCGACGGCGTGTGCCTCACCGTCACGCAGCGCCCCACCGCCGACCAGGCGCAGTTCGACGTGATGCAGCAGAGCCTGTCGCTCACCACCCTGGGCGGCTGGGTGCATGGCTCGCGCATCAATGTGGAGCGGGCGGCGAAAGACGGCGCCGAGATCGGTGGCCACCCGCTGAGCGGCCACGTGGACTGCACCGGCCAGGTGCTGGCGGTTCGCGAGCCCGAGAACAACCGCGTGCTGCGCATCGGCGTGCCGGCCTCGCACCGGCGCTATGTGTTTGCCAAGGGCTACATCGCGGTGAACGGCGCCAGCCTCACCATCGCCGAAGCGAACCGCCAGGAAGGCTGGTTCGAGGTGTGGCTGATCCCCGAAACCCTGCGCCAGACCACCTTTGGCGACAAGCGCGTGGGCGATGGCCTGAACATCGAAGTGGAGCGCAGCACCCTGGTGATGGTGGAAACCGTCGAGCGGGTGCTGGACGAGCGCCTGGGCCCGCTGATGCCGGCGCTGCAGGCGCTGCTGGACGCGAAGGCCGGCTGAAGGCTCAGGCCAGGACCAGCTGGAAGGCCGCGCCAGCCACCACCTTGCCGTTGATCTGGATGTCCACGCGGTGTTCGCCCGCGTGGTAGCGCCGCGTGGTGACGGCTTTCATCGAATGCCGCTTGGCCAGTTCGCGCGTGGCGTCGGCGGCCAAGTCCAGCTTCCAGCCCTTGAACACCTTGGGCGAGGTGCTGCCATTGGCCTTGACGTGGTGCAGCACGTAGTCGATTTCCAGCGGCTGCGCCTTGCGGGCGGTGGAGCGCAGCTTCAGGCTGAACTGCAAGGCCTCGCCCACCCGCAGGCGCTTGGGCGCCAGTGTGAAGGCCGCCTCGCCCTTGAACGGCGTGCCCAGGCCCCACAGTGCAAGCGTCTCGGCGTGGCCCTGCTTGACCAGGCTGCGGCTGGCGTGGCGCAGCAGCGCGCGGCGCTGGGGTGGGGCGTCGCCCAGGTGGTCACGCACCCAGGCCACAACCACCTGCGGGTGGTCCTTGGCGATGTCGTTCAGGTGGTTGGCCACGCTGCGGCGCACGTAGTCGCTGGGGTCGTCCTGCAGCGCGGCCAGCAGGGGCAGGGTGGGGGACGGGTCTTTCACCAGCGCGGCCAGCCGCAAGCCCCAGGGCAGGCGCGGCCGGCTGCCTTCGCTGACCAGGCGCCGCACGTGCGGGCTGGGGTCGGTTGCCCAGCGGGCCAGGGTCTTGATCACCAGGTCAGGGTGGGCCTGGATGAAGGGCCGGATGGCGAATTCGGCCGTGAATCGCTGCGTGAAGGCGTGCAGCGCGGCCAGCGCGCGCTGCGGATGCTGCAGACCGGCGCGGGCCACGAATTCACCCGCCGGCCACAGGATCCAGCCGGCCAAGCCGTCAGTGTGAGATTCGGTGGGCCCACTTTCATCCACGGGCTTGGGCGGCGCCAGCGCGGCTTCCAGCATCGTGGCGGCCTGGTCGAAATCCGCCGGCAGGCAGGCCTGCAGCGCGCTGGCGATGTGGTCGGCGCGGGCCTTGAACTCCAGGGCGTCCAGGCCGCGCGTGGCCAGGCGCTGGAAGCGCTTGGCGTCGAAGTCCGGGGCCGCCCGGGACAACTGCGCCGCGGCATGCGCCACCACGCTGGCATTGAGCAGGTTCTTGAAGGGTTCCAAGGGCAGGGCCGGGTTGGGGTGCGCAGCCGTGGACAATAGCGGGTTCGCTCCCGCCTTCGAACCCGGACTTCCCGCATGAGCACCATCCTTCAGAACCTCCCCACCGGCCAGAAGGTCGGCATCGCCTTCTCCGGCGGCCTGGACACCAGCGCCGCGCTGCTGTGGATGCGCACCAAGGGCGCCGTGCCCTACGCCTACACCGCTCACCTGGGCCAGCCCGACGAGCCCGATTACGACGACATCCCGCGCCGCGCGCTGGCCTATGGCGCCGAGAAGGCCCGGCTGATCGACTGCCGTGCGCAACTGGTGGCCGAAGGCATCGCCGCGCTGCAGTGCGGGGCCTTCCACATTTCCACCGCCGGCGTTACCTACTTCAACACCACGCCCATCGGCCGCGCGGTCACCGGCACCATGCTGGTGGCGGCGATGAAGGAAGACAACGTCAACATCTGGGGCGACGGTTCCACCTTCAAGGGCAACGACATCGAGCGCTTCTACCGCTACGGCCTGCTCACCAACCCCGGGCTGAAGATCTACAAGCCCTGGCTGGACCAGCAGTTCATTGACGAACTGGGCGGCCGGGCCGAGATGTCGGCCTTCATGCAGCAGCATGGCCACGCCTACAAGATGAGCGCCGAGAAGGCCTACTCCACCGACAGCAACATGCTGGGCGCCACCCACGAGGCCAAGGACCTGGAGCAGCTGAACAGCGGCGTCACCATCGTGCAGCCCATCATGGGCGTGGCCTTCTGGAAGGACGAGGTGGCGGTGAAGCGCGAAACCGTGCGCGTGCGCTTCGACGAAGGCCAGCCGGTGGCCCTGAACGGCACCGAGTACAAGGATCCGGTGGAACTGCTGGCCGAGGCCAACCGCATTGGCGGCCGGCACGGCCTGGGCATGAGCGACCAGATCGAGAACCGCATCATCGAAGCCAAGAGCCGCGGCATCTATGAAGCCCCGGGCCTGGCGCTGCTGTTCATCGCCTACGAACGCCTGCTGACCGGCATCCACAACGAAGACACCATCGAGCAGTACCGCGACAACGGACGCCGCCTGGGCCGCCTGCTGTACCAGGGCCGCTGGTTCGACCCCCAGGCCATCATGCTGCGCGAAACCGCCCAGCGCTGGGTGGCGCGCGCCATCACCGGCGAGGTGACACTGGAACTGCGCCGCGGCAACGACTACAGCCTGCTGAACACCGAAAGCCCCAACCTGACCTACAAGCCCGAGCGGCTGACCATGGAAAAGGGCGAATCCAGCTTCTCGCCCCAGGACCGCATCGGCCAGCTGACCATGCGCAACCTGGACATCGTGGACACGCGCGAAAAGCTGTCCACCTATGCCAAGGTGGGCTTGCTGGCTGACGGCTCGGGGCTGCCGCGTTTGACGGACGACAGCGGGAAGTGACGCGCGCCGTCAGCGGCCGCTGAAGCTCGGTGGCCGCCGGGCGGCGAAGGCGGCCAGGCCTTCCCGCAGATCCGCACTGCCCGCGCACAGCGCTTCGCGTGCGCGAAGCACCGCCTCGTCGGCCGTGCCGGCGGCGATGTCGTTCAGCGACGCCTTCATGCCCCGCAGCGCCAGCGGCGCGCCGGCCGCCAGCGCGTTGACGATCACGCCCACCTCGGCGTCCAGGGATTCGGCCGAGGCCAGCACGTCCAGGTAGCCGAAGGCCAGCAGGTCGCGCGCATGCACCGCCTCGCCCAGCAGGAACAGGCGCTTGGCCTCGCCCAGGCCCAGGCGGTTGACATAGCGGCGCAGGCCGCTGGGGTAGTAGTGCAGGCCCAGGCGGGCGGCGGGCATGCGCAGTTCCATGGCGTCGATGCCGACCCGGAAGTCACAGGCCAGGCCCAGGTCGGTGGCCCCGCCGTACACGCTGCCGTTGAAACGGCAGATCGTGGGCACGGGCAGGGCCTCCAGGGCATCGACCGTCTGCTCGAACAATTGGGGCCCCTGGCGCGTGGCATCGGCGTCGCCGCTGCCCAGTTCACCCAGGTGGTAGCCGGCGCAGAAGGCCCGGCCGGTGGCGGTCAGCACCACCGCGTGCAGCGAAGTGTCCGCAGCCAGCGTCTGGAAGTGCCCCTGCAGCGCCAGCAGGTCCTCGGTGTGCAATCGGTTCAGGTGCTGCGGCCGGTTCAGGGTGATCGTGGCGATGCCGCCCGCCACCGCCAGCACGGGTGCGCCCGGCGCCGCAGGTGAATTCTGATCATGCAGTCGCCGCGGATCCGGCTCTGCCGGGCCGCTTGCGGCGCCCCCTTGAGGGGGAACGCCGAAGGCGTTGCGGGGGTGGGTCACTCCAAGGGAAGGTAGCGCACCGCCAACACGCCCTGGATGGCCCGCAGGCTGTCCAGCACCGCAGGCGCCACCGGGCTGTCCACGTCCACCAGGGTGTAGGCCATGTCGCCGCGCGACTTGTTCACCATGTTGTGGATGTTCAGCCCGGCGTTGGCCATGGCGGTGGAGATCTGGCCCAGCATGTTGGGCACGTTGGCGTTGGCGATGGCCACGCGCCAGCCCGATTCACGCGCCATGGCCACGTTCGGGAAGTTCACTGCATTGGCCACATGCCCATGTTCCAGGAAGTCGCGCAGTTGGTCCACCACCATGATGG encodes the following:
- a CDS encoding response regulator with CheY-like receiver domain and winged-helix DNA-binding domain (PFAM: Response regulator receiver domain), translated to MKRILIVEDQPDIRELVRMTLEMEDFEVHEAENGDIGLQMAARLSPDLVLLDVMMPGSLDGLGVCERIKADAARRRTKVVMLSARNQEADRQAGRKAGADAYLSKPFSPRQLLDVIGRVL
- a CDS encoding enoyl-CoA hydratase/carnithine racemase (PFAM: Enoyl-CoA hydratase/isomerase family~manually curated), with amino-acid sequence MTHPRNAFGVPPQGGAASGPAEPDPRRLHDQNSPAAPGAPVLAVAGGIATITLNRPQHLNRLHTEDLLALQGHFQTLAADTSLHAVVLTATGRAFCAGYHLGELGSGDADATRQGPQLFEQTVDALEALPVPTICRFNGSVYGGATDLGLACDFRVGIDAMELRMPAARLGLHYYPSGLRRYVNRLGLGEAKRLFLLGEAVHARDLLAFGYLDVLASAESLDAEVGVIVNALAAGAPLALRGMKASLNDIAAGTADEAVLRAREALCAGSADLREGLAAFAARRPPSFSGR
- a CDS encoding riboflavin synthase, alpha subunit (PFAM: Lumazine binding domain~TIGRFAM: riboflavin synthase, alpha subunit), translating into MFTGIVQGVATLVALTDRPGLRSLTLQFPPGFDAGLHIGASVACDGVCLTVTQRPTADQAQFDVMQQSLSLTTLGGWVHGSRINVERAAKDGAEIGGHPLSGHVDCTGQVLAVREPENNRVLRIGVPASHRRYVFAKGYIAVNGASLTIAEANRQEGWFEVWLIPETLRQTTFGDKRVGDGLNIEVERSTLVMVETVERVLDERLGPLMPALQALLDAKAG
- a CDS encoding DNA alkylation repair enzyme (PFAM: DNA alkylation repair enzyme~manually curated) translates to MEPFKNLLNASVVAHAAAQLSRAAPDFDAKRFQRLATRGLDALEFKARADHIASALQACLPADFDQAATMLEAALAPPKPVDESGPTESHTDGLAGWILWPAGEFVARAGLQHPQRALAALHAFTQRFTAEFAIRPFIQAHPDLVIKTLARWATDPSPHVRRLVSEGSRPRLPWGLRLAALVKDPSPTLPLLAALQDDPSDYVRRSVANHLNDIAKDHPQVVVAWVRDHLGDAPPQRRALLRHASRSLVKQGHAETLALWGLGTPFKGEAAFTLAPKRLRVGEALQFSLKLRSTARKAQPLEIDYVLHHVKANGSTSPKVFKGWKLDLAADATRELAKRHSMKAVTTRRYHAGEHRVDIQINGKVVAGAAFQLVLA
- a CDS encoding methyl-accepting chemotaxis protein (PFAM: Methyl-accepting chemotaxis protein (MCP) signaling domain) — encoded protein: MNASPPPPRQTAAPLLLAMAANAALLLWLASGTPWLGAAVGLALAAAAVAGWCQLRLGGRGRAGLWACAGLVGMVAAQPLLFAGGTAMPGWLFLNLLLTLSLLPMLQRALPIVLAGALFLALAWPMQWFSLDRSAGVGVGHLVLLVLHTGVMAAVAQRNARQGRERFDVEFLVRAMGTDGPIRLALGAVRAESRLGTRLQQVQQRMAGVLRQVQAVVSEVQRASAELDASGDDLRQRTSGSAQGMREAAMTLQQITVIVKSSAEAAMQARSMAASASNEAAAGGALFKQVTGRMHDIHQSSQRITDIIGVIDGIAFQTNILALNAAVEAARAGEQGRGFAVVAQEVRQLALRTSTAAAEVKALISGSAHTIRDGTALVDAAGVAMDNIIVSVQKVGQVFESLSADTTEHAGSIEAVTRSVMDLDATTRQNVSVAETTQRIARELLQQGQELETALGAFKLGDGMGATPAAASPAAALARDTLTHAARARPAAPVAAPAAGDASAKVEFF
- a CDS encoding argininosuccinate synthase (PFAM: Arginosuccinate synthase~TIGRFAM: argininosuccinate synthase), whose translation is MSTILQNLPTGQKVGIAFSGGLDTSAALLWMRTKGAVPYAYTAHLGQPDEPDYDDIPRRALAYGAEKARLIDCRAQLVAEGIAALQCGAFHISTAGVTYFNTTPIGRAVTGTMLVAAMKEDNVNIWGDGSTFKGNDIERFYRYGLLTNPGLKIYKPWLDQQFIDELGGRAEMSAFMQQHGHAYKMSAEKAYSTDSNMLGATHEAKDLEQLNSGVTIVQPIMGVAFWKDEVAVKRETVRVRFDEGQPVALNGTEYKDPVELLAEANRIGGRHGLGMSDQIENRIIEAKSRGIYEAPGLALLFIAYERLLTGIHNEDTIEQYRDNGRRLGRLLYQGRWFDPQAIMLRETAQRWVARAITGEVTLELRRGNDYSLLNTESPNLTYKPERLTMEKGESSFSPQDRIGQLTMRNLDIVDTREKLSTYAKVGLLADGSGLPRLTDDSGK